A genomic window from Microbacterium sp. ET2 includes:
- a CDS encoding carbohydrate ABC transporter permease, with protein MTTTTTMTAVNPRAARRPTGGGQDAVGRGPREGVIPRTAAFIVMGVFTLYFLTPIWWLLIASTKDRGDLFSTNPLWFADFRFFENVGALVAYRDGVYLRWLLNSLLYAGVGAVVATLLASMCGYALAKYRFPGRETLFNVVLGGVLVPATALALPLFLLFSQVQLTNTFWAVFLPSIVSPFGVYLSRVFAEASVPDELLEASRLDGAGEVRTFFTVSIRLMFPALVTVFLFQFVSIWNNFFLPLIMLRSEELFPVTYGLYAWNSTINQFPELRTFVLVGSLLSIVPLIITFLLLQRYWRTGLGTGALK; from the coding sequence ATGACCACGACGACCACGATGACGGCCGTCAACCCGAGGGCCGCGCGCCGCCCGACAGGCGGCGGACAGGATGCCGTGGGTCGCGGACCCCGCGAGGGCGTCATCCCCCGCACCGCGGCCTTCATCGTCATGGGGGTCTTCACCCTCTACTTCCTGACGCCGATCTGGTGGCTGCTGATCGCCTCCACGAAGGACCGCGGCGACCTGTTCAGCACCAACCCGCTGTGGTTCGCCGACTTCCGGTTCTTCGAGAACGTCGGGGCACTCGTCGCGTACCGCGACGGGGTGTACCTCCGGTGGCTGCTGAACAGCCTGCTGTACGCCGGGGTCGGCGCCGTCGTGGCGACCCTGCTGGCGTCGATGTGCGGATACGCTCTGGCGAAGTACCGGTTCCCGGGCCGCGAGACACTCTTCAACGTCGTGCTCGGCGGGGTGCTCGTGCCCGCCACTGCGCTCGCGCTGCCGCTGTTCCTGCTCTTCAGCCAGGTGCAGCTGACCAACACCTTCTGGGCGGTCTTCCTCCCCAGCATCGTCAGCCCGTTCGGTGTCTATCTGAGCCGCGTCTTCGCCGAGGCATCCGTTCCCGACGAGCTGCTCGAGGCGAGCCGCCTCGACGGCGCGGGGGAGGTGCGCACCTTCTTCACGGTGTCGATCCGTCTGATGTTCCCGGCGCTGGTGACGGTGTTCCTCTTCCAGTTCGTCTCCATCTGGAACAACTTCTTCCTGCCGCTGATCATGCTGCGCAGCGAAGAGCTGTTCCCGGTCACGTACGGGCTCTACGCCTGGAACTCCACGATCAACCAGTTCCCCGAGCTGCGCACCTTCGTGCTCGTCGGCTCGCTGCTGTCGATCGTCCCCCTGATCATCACGTTCCTGCTGCTTCAGCGGTACTGGCGTACCGGCCTCGGCACCGGCGCGCTGAAGTGA
- a CDS encoding kynureninase, with product MTDTRERAGTQDWDAAASALDAADPLRGFRDRFVGAETSLVYFDGNSLGRPPRATAERLARFVTDEWGGRLIRGWDESWMRLPYAVGDEIGRVTLGAAAGQTVVGDSTTVLLYKLMRAAVDHQRRRDPARVEIVIDTDNFPTDRFLVEGIAAERGATIRWIEVDTAAGVTPDQLRAVVGPATALVVLSHVAYRSGHLADAPALTAVARDAGALLLWDVCHSAGSVPVELDAWGADLAVGCTYKYLNGGPGSPAFAYVATRLQSELTQPIQGWMGAADVFSMGPRYEPAEGMGRFLSGTPPIVGMLAMQDTLAMIDEAGIGPIREKSRALTGFAVDLAVDLLEGYGVTLGSPRDAADRGGHVTLRHPQMRAVTARLWENDVIPDYRDPGGLRIGLSPLSTSFAETLAGMRAVADALAALDGDGDGGRGKATDTAA from the coding sequence ATGACGGACACCCGTGAACGTGCCGGTACGCAGGACTGGGATGCCGCGGCATCCGCTCTCGACGCCGCCGACCCGCTCCGCGGCTTCCGCGACCGGTTCGTCGGAGCCGAGACGTCGCTGGTCTACTTCGACGGCAACTCGCTCGGCCGGCCTCCGCGCGCGACCGCCGAGCGGCTCGCCCGATTCGTCACCGACGAGTGGGGCGGGCGGCTGATCCGCGGGTGGGACGAGTCGTGGATGCGCCTGCCCTACGCCGTCGGCGACGAGATCGGCCGGGTGACCCTCGGCGCGGCGGCCGGCCAGACCGTCGTGGGCGACTCGACCACCGTGCTGCTCTACAAGCTCATGCGCGCCGCCGTCGATCATCAGCGCCGCCGCGACCCCGCCCGGGTCGAGATCGTCATCGACACCGACAACTTCCCGACCGACCGGTTCCTCGTCGAGGGGATCGCCGCCGAGCGGGGCGCGACCATCCGCTGGATCGAGGTCGACACCGCCGCCGGCGTCACCCCCGATCAGCTCCGCGCCGTGGTGGGGCCGGCGACCGCTCTCGTCGTCCTGTCGCACGTGGCCTACCGCTCGGGGCACCTCGCCGACGCCCCCGCGCTCACCGCCGTGGCCCGCGACGCCGGTGCTCTGCTGCTCTGGGATGTCTGCCACTCGGCCGGATCCGTTCCCGTCGAGCTCGACGCGTGGGGGGCGGACCTCGCCGTCGGGTGCACGTACAAGTACCTCAACGGCGGCCCGGGGTCGCCGGCTTTCGCCTACGTGGCGACGCGGCTGCAGTCGGAGCTCACCCAGCCGATCCAGGGGTGGATGGGCGCCGCCGACGTCTTCTCGATGGGGCCGCGCTACGAGCCCGCCGAAGGCATGGGCCGATTCCTCTCCGGAACCCCGCCGATCGTCGGGATGCTCGCGATGCAGGACACCCTCGCGATGATCGACGAGGCGGGAATCGGGCCGATCCGCGAGAAGTCGCGCGCGCTCACCGGCTTCGCCGTCGACCTCGCCGTCGACCTCCTCGAGGGCTACGGCGTCACCCTCGGATCGCCCCGCGATGCGGCCGATCGGGGCGGGCACGTGACGCTGCGGCATCCGCAGATGCGCGCCGTCACGGCGCGGCTCTGGGAGAACGACGTCATCCCCGACTACCGCGACCCCGGGGGCCTGCGCATCGGACTGTCACCGCTGTCGACCAGCTTCGCCGAGACCCTGGCGGGCATGCGTGCCGTCGCCGACGCGCTCGCGGCGCTCGACGGGGATGGGGACGGCGGTCGCGGGAAAGCGACCGACACCGCGGCTTAG
- a CDS encoding ABC transporter substrate-binding protein: MRSAKRAAAAALLTVSALAVAGCAAGGGSGSGGDAASCEPAGEDVTLTFTSWIPGIEDAVAMWNEENPDIQVEVQTGPSGNAGTYQNFFNQLEAGNAPDLGQIEYDALPNFRVQDGLVDLGACEDVLAAEDQFLDWTWGQVTLGTEDEVYGIPQDQGPMALFYRSDLFEQNGIEVPTTWEEYREAAVQVREAGGYITNFSDSDINQFAGFVWQAGGQWFENDGDAWTVNLTGDESTTVADYWQDLIENDLVSTYPAWTDEWNNAYNSGEVWTWNSAVWGANSILSGAPDTSGNWSVALAPQWNAGDEKAGNWGGSSIAVFNGTDHLYEAAKFALWLNTSEEALTSLNETAQIYPATTAGLELPVLKEGVEFYGGQPIYDVFAQAATQVDPDFTWGPTMTQTYGDVSDGFKAAAQGNGTLLEALEEGQAATIATLEAQSIPVAE, translated from the coding sequence ATGCGTTCAGCGAAACGAGCGGCCGCCGCAGCCCTGCTCACCGTGTCCGCGCTCGCCGTCGCCGGCTGTGCGGCCGGCGGAGGGTCGGGCAGTGGAGGCGACGCCGCCTCCTGCGAGCCAGCCGGCGAGGACGTCACCCTCACGTTCACCTCGTGGATCCCCGGCATCGAGGATGCCGTCGCGATGTGGAACGAGGAGAACCCCGACATCCAGGTCGAGGTGCAGACGGGCCCGTCGGGCAACGCCGGCACCTACCAGAACTTCTTCAACCAGCTCGAGGCGGGCAACGCCCCCGACCTCGGCCAGATCGAGTACGACGCGCTGCCGAACTTCCGCGTGCAGGACGGACTCGTCGACCTCGGCGCGTGCGAGGACGTGCTCGCCGCCGAGGACCAGTTCCTCGACTGGACGTGGGGCCAGGTCACGCTCGGCACCGAGGACGAGGTGTACGGCATCCCGCAGGACCAGGGCCCGATGGCGCTGTTCTACCGCAGCGACCTGTTCGAGCAGAACGGCATCGAGGTTCCGACGACGTGGGAGGAGTACCGCGAGGCTGCGGTGCAGGTGCGCGAGGCCGGTGGCTACATCACCAACTTCTCCGACAGCGACATCAACCAGTTCGCAGGCTTCGTCTGGCAGGCAGGCGGTCAGTGGTTCGAGAACGACGGCGACGCCTGGACGGTGAACCTCACGGGTGACGAGTCGACGACGGTCGCCGACTACTGGCAGGACCTCATCGAGAACGACCTCGTGTCGACCTACCCCGCCTGGACCGACGAGTGGAACAACGCCTACAACTCGGGTGAGGTATGGACCTGGAACTCGGCCGTGTGGGGGGCGAACTCGATCCTCTCGGGCGCTCCCGACACCTCCGGCAACTGGTCGGTGGCCCTGGCTCCGCAGTGGAACGCGGGTGATGAGAAGGCCGGCAACTGGGGCGGATCGTCGATCGCGGTCTTCAACGGCACCGACCACCTCTACGAGGCGGCGAAGTTCGCACTGTGGCTGAACACCTCGGAAGAGGCGCTCACCTCGCTCAACGAGACCGCGCAGATCTACCCCGCCACCACCGCGGGCCTGGAGCTGCCGGTGCTGAAGGAGGGCGTGGAGTTCTACGGCGGCCAGCCGATCTACGACGTCTTCGCGCAGGCCGCGACCCAGGTCGATCCCGACTTCACGTGGGGCCCGACCATGACGCAGACCTACGGTGACGTGTCCGACGGCTTCAAGGCCGCCGCGCAGGGCAACGGCACGCTGCTCGAGGCGCTCGAGGAGGGCCAGGCGGCCACGATCGCAACACTCGAGGCGCAGTCGATCCCCGTCGCCGAGTAA
- a CDS encoding aldehyde dehydrogenase family protein, which produces MPAPDIDVALHDLREGSRAWVALTLSQRARLLDRVHASISEAAPEWAAAAARSKGLDADHPLRGEEWLSGPYGAIELVDALATTLRRLARGGNPLDGVRVTSAPGGRVRVDAFPLRPIDSLLLSGFTGEVWLKPGVTEAEARAGAGLAQRSPGAPGGVGLVLGAGNVTSIPVADVLYELFAHNRVAMLKLNPTQETLLPVFTRALAPLIEPGFLRVIAGGPEVGAALTSHPGIDHVHITGSAATFERIVWGDGPQARRRRRENRPALKKPITAELGGVSPIIVVPGEWSAADIRYQAEHIATMRLQNAGHNCIAGQVVLISRDWPQRGRFLAALRRAYDEATARTPWYPGSAERMDAAAAAYPDAAWCADGTRLLVEVDAGAAPGLPGPIEETEYFAPVLGVIALPGLGQEFLDAAVAHANERLSGTLGANILIHPATEAALGAGFERAVADLRYGAIAINAWTAFVFLTPTLTWSAFPGSTLQDVGSGVGVVHNALLLDDVERSIARGPFRPFPRSLTALVRGGRFSVLPKPPWFVSSRTGATVSEGFTRFRMHRRWPALAVTLLRAFRA; this is translated from the coding sequence GTGCCGGCACCTGACATCGACGTCGCCCTCCACGACCTGCGTGAGGGATCGCGCGCCTGGGTCGCACTGACCCTGTCGCAGCGGGCTCGCCTCCTCGACCGAGTGCATGCGAGCATCAGCGAAGCCGCTCCCGAGTGGGCTGCGGCGGCGGCGCGGTCGAAAGGCCTCGATGCCGATCATCCCCTTCGCGGTGAGGAGTGGCTCTCCGGACCGTACGGCGCGATCGAGCTCGTCGACGCCCTGGCGACGACCCTCCGCCGGCTCGCACGGGGCGGCAATCCGCTCGACGGGGTGCGCGTCACCTCCGCGCCCGGGGGCCGGGTGCGGGTCGACGCCTTCCCGCTCCGCCCGATCGACTCGCTGCTGCTGTCGGGCTTCACCGGCGAGGTGTGGCTGAAGCCGGGCGTCACCGAGGCCGAGGCTCGGGCGGGGGCGGGCCTCGCGCAGCGCTCCCCCGGCGCCCCCGGCGGGGTGGGGCTCGTGCTCGGCGCCGGCAACGTCACCTCGATCCCGGTCGCCGACGTGCTGTACGAACTGTTCGCCCACAACCGCGTGGCGATGCTGAAGCTCAATCCGACGCAGGAGACGCTGCTGCCGGTGTTCACCCGCGCGCTCGCCCCGCTCATCGAGCCGGGGTTCCTGCGCGTGATCGCCGGCGGGCCCGAGGTGGGTGCCGCTCTCACCTCGCACCCCGGGATCGACCACGTGCACATCACCGGGTCTGCGGCGACGTTCGAGCGGATCGTGTGGGGCGACGGGCCGCAGGCCCGCCGCCGCCGGCGCGAGAACCGTCCCGCGCTGAAGAAGCCGATCACCGCCGAACTCGGCGGGGTCTCGCCGATCATCGTCGTCCCCGGTGAATGGTCGGCCGCCGACATCCGCTATCAGGCCGAGCACATCGCGACGATGCGCCTGCAGAACGCCGGGCACAACTGCATCGCGGGGCAGGTCGTGCTGATCAGTCGCGACTGGCCGCAGCGCGGTCGGTTCCTGGCGGCGCTCCGGCGCGCGTACGACGAGGCGACCGCGCGGACGCCCTGGTACCCCGGCAGCGCGGAGCGAATGGATGCCGCTGCGGCGGCGTACCCCGACGCCGCCTGGTGCGCCGACGGCACGCGGCTGCTCGTCGAGGTCGATGCCGGGGCTGCGCCCGGGCTGCCCGGACCCATCGAGGAGACCGAGTACTTCGCGCCGGTCCTCGGCGTGATCGCGCTCCCGGGTCTCGGCCAGGAGTTCCTCGACGCCGCGGTCGCGCACGCGAACGAGCGGCTCAGCGGAACGCTCGGCGCCAACATCCTCATCCACCCCGCGACCGAGGCGGCGCTCGGTGCCGGGTTCGAGCGCGCGGTGGCCGACCTGCGGTACGGCGCGATCGCGATCAACGCGTGGACGGCCTTCGTCTTCCTCACCCCGACCCTGACGTGGAGCGCGTTCCCCGGGAGCACCCTGCAGGACGTCGGCAGCGGCGTCGGCGTCGTGCACAACGCGCTGCTCCTCGACGACGTCGAGCGTTCGATCGCCCGCGGTCCGTTCCGGCCCTTCCCTCGGTCGCTCACCGCGCTGGTGCGGGGTGGCCGATTCTCGGTGCTGCCGAAGCCGCCGTGGTTCGTGTCGTCGCGGACGGGCGCGACGGTGAGCGAGGGATTCACACGGTTCCGGATGCACCGTCGGTGGCCGGCGCTCGCGGTGACGCTCCTGCGGGCGTTTCGGGCGTAG
- a CDS encoding MFS transporter, with protein MGTARHKDARAGQVIAALCLGTALSALNSGMIAVALSTLRGVFAVDVATVTWVISVFYLASAVLQPLMGRLADRFGPRRIFTLGMAVIIVAGTVGPFSPDIWWVCLSRVILAIGTAAAFPAAASMLRAIAHDRGGDAPTMIGRIQLIDTSTAAVGPVVGGVLLSLVGWQAVFWVNIPIAVAAIVATRAVTPADEPRQSRPLIEILRESDLPGILAFTVTVVALLMFLLDLPDGAPWVLLVIAVAAACLFTWRELRCRTPFIDIRFLAANAPLLRVYSRIILGSLVLYSALFGLPQYLEDHVGYSTAIVGALLLPLAAFNVLLARPAEKLVHARGLGQAMLVGVIGLAAGSLLMPLLGASAPVWLVLLAAAGIGVPYVFVLVAVTQSLYIAAPADEVGEAAGLFQTARSAGCIGASVVVGLCFSGGTSSADWEVLAWTIVGLAGLFVVVLASTFRMATRPAPA; from the coding sequence ATGGGTACCGCGCGCCACAAAGATGCCCGGGCCGGACAGGTCATCGCCGCGCTCTGTCTGGGCACGGCCCTCTCAGCGCTCAACTCCGGGATGATCGCGGTGGCCCTCAGTACCCTCCGCGGTGTGTTCGCCGTCGACGTGGCGACCGTCACGTGGGTGATTTCGGTCTTCTACCTCGCGTCGGCGGTGCTGCAGCCCTTGATGGGCCGCCTTGCCGACAGATTCGGCCCGCGACGGATCTTCACGCTGGGGATGGCGGTGATCATCGTCGCCGGCACCGTCGGACCGTTCTCCCCGGACATCTGGTGGGTCTGCCTTTCGAGAGTGATCCTTGCCATCGGGACAGCCGCGGCCTTTCCCGCAGCAGCCTCGATGCTGCGGGCGATCGCGCACGACCGCGGCGGCGATGCTCCGACGATGATCGGCCGCATCCAGCTCATCGACACGAGCACCGCGGCCGTGGGCCCCGTCGTCGGCGGCGTGCTGCTGTCGCTCGTGGGCTGGCAGGCGGTGTTCTGGGTCAACATTCCGATCGCCGTCGCGGCGATCGTCGCGACACGCGCGGTGACTCCCGCCGATGAGCCGCGACAGTCCCGCCCCCTGATCGAGATCCTGCGTGAGTCAGACCTTCCCGGCATCCTCGCCTTCACCGTGACGGTTGTCGCCCTGCTGATGTTCCTGCTGGATCTGCCGGACGGTGCTCCGTGGGTGCTCCTCGTGATCGCGGTGGCGGCGGCCTGCCTCTTCACGTGGCGGGAGCTACGATGCCGAACGCCCTTCATCGACATCCGCTTCCTGGCCGCGAACGCCCCGCTCCTGCGGGTCTACTCCCGGATCATCCTCGGAAGCCTCGTGCTCTACAGCGCGCTGTTCGGGCTGCCCCAGTACCTGGAAGACCACGTCGGATACAGCACCGCCATCGTCGGTGCCCTTCTCCTCCCGCTTGCCGCATTCAACGTGCTCCTTGCTCGTCCCGCCGAGAAACTCGTCCACGCGCGAGGGCTCGGACAGGCCATGCTCGTCGGAGTGATCGGGCTCGCTGCCGGTTCGCTGCTGATGCCCCTGCTCGGGGCGAGCGCGCCGGTGTGGCTGGTGCTCCTCGCCGCAGCCGGGATCGGCGTGCCGTACGTCTTCGTGTTGGTGGCGGTCACGCAGTCGCTGTACATCGCTGCCCCCGCGGACGAGGTGGGGGAGGCAGCGGGTTTGTTCCAAACGGCGCGAAGTGCCGGCTGCATCGGTGCCAGCGTCGTGGTCGGTCTGTGCTTCTCGGGTGGCACCTCCAGCGCCGACTGGGAAGTGCTGGCGTGGACGATCGTCGGCCTGGCGGGTCTGTTCGTCGTCGTCCTGGCGTCGACCTTCCGAATGGCGACTCGGCCCGCCCCTGCATGA